The proteins below come from a single Leopardus geoffroyi isolate Oge1 chromosome D3, O.geoffroyi_Oge1_pat1.0, whole genome shotgun sequence genomic window:
- the PRELID3A gene encoding PRELI domain containing protein 3A isoform X8 produces MKIWSSEHVFGHPWDTVIKAAMRKYPNPMNPCVVGVDVLERSVDGRGRLHSHRLLSTEWGLPGFVKAILGTSRTLTYIKEHSVVDPVEKKMELCSTNITLTNLVSVNERLVYTPHPEDPEMTVLTQEAIITVKGISLGSYLESLMANTISSNAKKDLGISFVEVAGERLDRRRPSSPGP; encoded by the exons ATGAAGATCTGGAGCTCGGAGCACGTGTTCGG CCACCCATGGGACACCGTCATCAAAGCTGCCATGAGGAAGTACCCGAATCCGATGAACCCCTGTGTTGTGGGAGTTGACGTGCTGGAGCGCAGTGTGGATGGCCGGGGCCGGCTTCACAGCCACCGCCTCCTCAGCACCGAGTGGGGGCTGCCCGGCTTCGTGAAAGCG attttggGAACCAGTAGGACTTTGACATACATCAAAGAACATTCCGTTGTGGATccagtagaaaagaaaatggaactttGTTCCACCAAT ATCACACTCACAAACTTGGTGTCAGTGAACGAGAGGTTGGTATACACACCCCATCCGGAGGACCCTGAAAT GACTGTGCTCACACAAGAAGCCATCATCACCGTGAAGGGGATCAGCCTCGGCAGCTACCTGGAAAGTCTGATGGCCAACACAATATCATCCAATGCAAAGAAG GATTTGGGAATAAGCTTTGTGGAGGTGGCAGGAGAAAGGTTGGATCGCAGGAGGCCGTCCTCCCCAGGTCCCTAG
- the PRELID3A gene encoding PRELI domain containing protein 3A isoform X10: MKIWSSEHVFGHPWDTVIKAAMRKYPNPMNPCVVGVDVLERSVDGRGRLHSHRLLSTEWGLPGFVKAILGTSRTLTYIKEHSVVDPVEKKMELCSTNITLTNLVSVNERLVYTPHPEDPEMTVLTQEAIITVKGISLGSYLESLMANTISSNAKKAGYSGIVIVQPTE, translated from the exons ATGAAGATCTGGAGCTCGGAGCACGTGTTCGG CCACCCATGGGACACCGTCATCAAAGCTGCCATGAGGAAGTACCCGAATCCGATGAACCCCTGTGTTGTGGGAGTTGACGTGCTGGAGCGCAGTGTGGATGGCCGGGGCCGGCTTCACAGCCACCGCCTCCTCAGCACCGAGTGGGGGCTGCCCGGCTTCGTGAAAGCG attttggGAACCAGTAGGACTTTGACATACATCAAAGAACATTCCGTTGTGGATccagtagaaaagaaaatggaactttGTTCCACCAAT ATCACACTCACAAACTTGGTGTCAGTGAACGAGAGGTTGGTATACACACCCCATCCGGAGGACCCTGAAAT GACTGTGCTCACACAAGAAGCCATCATCACCGTGAAGGGGATCAGCCTCGGCAGCTACCTGGAAAGTCTGATGGCCAACACAATATCATCCAATGCAAAGAAG GCAGGTTATTCGGGAATTGTCATAGTACAGCCTACTGAATAG
- the PRELID3A gene encoding PRELI domain containing protein 3A isoform X9 has product MKIWSSEHVFGHPWDTVIKAAMRKYPNPMNPCVVGVDVLERSVDGRGRLHSHRLLSTEWGLPGFVKAILGTSRTLTYIKEHSVVDPVEKKMELCSTNITLTNLVSVNERLVYTPHPEDPEMTVLTQEAIITVKGISLGSYLESLMANTISSNAKKGWAAIEWIIENSEHAVS; this is encoded by the exons ATGAAGATCTGGAGCTCGGAGCACGTGTTCGG CCACCCATGGGACACCGTCATCAAAGCTGCCATGAGGAAGTACCCGAATCCGATGAACCCCTGTGTTGTGGGAGTTGACGTGCTGGAGCGCAGTGTGGATGGCCGGGGCCGGCTTCACAGCCACCGCCTCCTCAGCACCGAGTGGGGGCTGCCCGGCTTCGTGAAAGCG attttggGAACCAGTAGGACTTTGACATACATCAAAGAACATTCCGTTGTGGATccagtagaaaagaaaatggaactttGTTCCACCAAT ATCACACTCACAAACTTGGTGTCAGTGAACGAGAGGTTGGTATACACACCCCATCCGGAGGACCCTGAAAT GACTGTGCTCACACAAGAAGCCATCATCACCGTGAAGGGGATCAGCCTCGGCAGCTACCTGGAAAGTCTGATGGCCAACACAATATCATCCAATGCAAAGAAG